CTCTTGAAAACCCGGTTAGAACCTGTTGAATAAGAACCGCATCTAAATAAAGAACTGATAGTTATAAGGCGCAAAACTGCTTATGCCAATGTACGAATATGTCTGCAAATCCTGCGGACACACGTTTGAAAAGCTTACTCCGCTGGCGCTGGCCCACGCCGCCCAGGATTGCCCCAAATGCGGTAAACCTGCGGGGGAGAGGGTGATGTCCGCCCCAAGCCTGGGCCACTCGGCCACAGGATCATCTTCAGGCCACTCCTGCGGCTCGTCCCGGTTTGGTTGAGCCCATTGATCTTGAAACCCGTGGGGTTTCTTTAAATCAAAGCTGTGGAGTTGTAAAACAATCATGTCCTGGGGCGATTTCCTTGTAGCCGGGATTTTTGTGGTCCTGATATTCCTGGTCAATTCCGGCGGCGGGGGTGGCTGAAGCCCAAAAAGCGGATGCTGACGCCGGCCGGGGGCCGGTTTGTTAAAATACATTGAGTTTGGCGCCGTAATCACCGGCGCCGTTTTTTAGGTAGTGTCTCAGTTTGAAAGTGCAGGGGAGATTCTTCACTTACGCTCAGAATGACAATATAAAAGCCGTTGATAACATTGTCATCCTGGGCGAAGCGCCAGCGAAGTGAAGGATCTGTCTATTATTTGAGATTCAAACTGAGACACCACCGTTTTTTAGCGACCGGGAGAAGGGACGAATACCCATGGGTTCCACGGCCATTTTTTACGACCCCGTCTTTCTCTCGCACGACACCGGCCCGGGCCATCCGGAAAACCCAAAACGGCTTGAGGCCATCGTAAACCGGCTGTCCAACGCCCCGTTCCATCAAAACCTCACCTGGATAAAACCGGAACCCGCCACCCCCACCGACGCGGAGCTTGTCCATTCCGTCCCATACGTCCGGGGGCTGGAGGAGTCTATCCTGCGCGGCGTGACTTATCTGGATGCGGACACGGTGGTGTGTCACGACTCCTGGGAGGCGGCGCTGATGGCCGCCGGGGCTGTGACAGGGGCGGTAAAAGATGTGGCCGAAGGGCGTTTCTCCAACGCGTTCTGCGCCGTGCGGCCGCCGGGGCATCACGCCGAGCGTTCCAGGGCCATGGGGTTCTGCCTGCTCAACAACGTGGCCATCGGGGCCCGTTACGCCATTCAAAAGCTGGGCATGAGAAAAGCCGCCATCGTGGATTTCGACGTGCATCACGGCAACGGGACGCAGGACATTTTTTACGACGACCCGTCGGTTCTCTACATATCCCTCCATATGTGGCCCCATTATCCCGGCACCGGATTGGCGTCGGATCTGGGCGAAGGCGCGGCCATTGGGACAAACCTGAACTTCCCCATGAACGCCGGGGCGGGGGACGCGGACTATCTAAATATCTTCGATGGCGCCATCATCCCGGCCTTACGCGCCTTCGGGCCGGAAATAATCCTTGTGTCCGCCGGGTTTGACGGCCACCGGGAAGACCCTTTGGGCGGGCTTGAGCTTACCGAAAAGGGCTATGCGGCCATGACTTCGAGGATATGCGGCCTGGCCTGGGAACTGGGGCATGGCAGGGTGGTTTCGGCCCTTGAAGGGGGGTACAACCTTTCCGCTCTGGCCCGGAGCGTGGAGGCGCATGTGGGTGAACTGGTTCGGGCCGCCCGGATAAAGAAATAATCCATACCCCCCCCTGAACGCCACCAGTTGACTTGAAACGGTTCATGACATATTCTTAATAGTAGGAAAGTGGGGATTATTGTTATGCCCACAGTAGATACTGTAAGAGAAGCGCCCCCGGCAAGACGGGTGCGGGAACGGCCTCCTCCCCGAGAGGAAGCTCCACCGCCTCCGCCACCAGAGGAAAATGCGCCTCCTCCGCCTCGTGAAGCGCCTCCTCCTCCCAGGGAGGAAGCCCCGCCGCCTAACAGGCCGGTGGCCGAAAAAGAGGTGGGAGGAACTGTAAACGTGGAAATTTGATTATTGGGTTTCCCGTTTAAAGGGGACGGGTTTTTTTGCTCTTTAATCTACTTATATAACTCGTTAAATTTCAATCGGCAATCCTACGGAAGGGAATATCATGGCTAATGTCATTAAAGTGAAAACTCCGTCTTTAAAAACTCTGGCCTCTCCCCCGGCCATGTCTAAAAGCAAATTGAACGCCATTGTGGACAGTTCCAGGGCAAAGGCGATTGCCAAGCCGAAAATCCCCGCCAAGGCCACGCAGGATATGAACCCGGCGGAAATAAACCCGGTAAAAGCTGGAGCCTCCGCATCCAGTTCGGGCGGGAAGATCAGCGCAAAAGGGTAACAGGCTATTTAAGGCAGGTGGTGGTCAGCGGAGCATTTGCACCGCCGGGGCCACGTGGGTTACCTGGAACCGGAAAGCGTAAGCGCGCCATTCGTCTTTCACTTTAACCGGCAAATCCACCCCCAGGGTTTTCCCTTTATTATCGTAAGCCTCTTCGTCTTTCAGGTTGAAAAGGGGGTAGACGTACCAGGTCCACTCCTCCAGTTTCTCCACGTTCTTCACCGGGGCCATGAAACTTATCATGGTTTTGCCCGGCTCCACGGTGGTGGGGGTTGGGTCTTGCCCCCGGGAGGAGAAAAGGGATTTGTTGTCCGCCAATGAGTGTTTCACCCCGTCCACATTTACGAACACGGCCCTGCCCCAATCGAAAACCAGCGGCTTGTCCGTAAGGTTTCTCACTTCGAAATGGATCTTCTTTTCATCTATCCAGAAGTTTATTTCCATGGCGTCGTCCATGAACGACCTGTCGGACGAGGGTTTTGGGGCAGTCATGGTGTAAACGTTCTGGTAACGGTACGCCGAGATGTCCGCGCAGGAGGCGGTAAACAGCGCCACCGGCGCCGCCATGGCAATCATGATCCAGCGTTTCATCTGACTATCCCCCGGATTTTGTCCATGAGCCCCTCGGTGACCGGCACCACATCCCCTACGTCTTTGCCATAAGCGTCGGCCCCTATCTCTTCGGCAAATGTGTGGGTGACCACCGCGCCTCCCACCATTACCTTATAGGGTAACGAGCTTTTCCTGATTTCGTCCACCACCACTTTCATCTGCATCATGGTGGTGGTCATAAGCGCCGACAGGCCGATGATGTCGGCGTTGTTGGCCCGGGCGGCGTTCATTATATCCTCGGCGGGCACGTTGCGCCCCAGGTCAATCACGTTGAACCCGAAGTTCTGGAGCATGATGACGCAAACGTTCTTGCCGATGTCGTGGATATCCCCCTTCACCGTGGCGAAAACTATTGTGCCTTTGCCCTGCCCCGCGCTCCGCTCTTTCAGGATGGGATCCAGCACCGCCACGCCCCGTTTCATGGTGTCGGCGGCGGCCACCAGGTGGGGGATGAATTTTTTGCGCTGGGCGAACAGATCACCCAAATGGCGGATGGCCGGGGTCATCACGTCCACAAACAGGTCCATGGCGTCGACCCCTTCGGTCAACGCCTGTCTGGTGAGGCCTTCGATGGAGTCCTTATCCCCCTCCACAATCGCTTCATTTATTTTTTGCGCGGTGGTTTTCGGAGCCGCAGGCTCCCCGGCGGCTTTTTGCCTGTCTGGCTCCGCCTTGTCCTGCATCATGTCTATGTAAACCCTGCAACCCGGGTCCCGCCCGCTGAACAGCGAAGCGGCGGCCACGGTTTTCCCCATCTCCTCGTCATAAGGGTTTACGATAGCCGCGTCCATCCCGGCGCCCATGCACATGGCCAGGAATGCGTTGTTTATTGATTTGCGCTGGGGCAGGCCGAACGACACGTTTGAGACCCCCGCCATGGCCGGGCATCCGAAAACCCGGTGGATTTCGCTTATAGTGGTAAGGGTTTGTCGGGCTCCCTCCTGCATGGCGGACACCACCAGGGCCAGACAGTCGAATATAACCCTGTCCTTGGGAATCCCATGGTCTTCCAGATGGCGCAAAATCTTTTCGGCTATCTTCAGCCGGTCCACCGCCCGCTCCGGAATAAAATCCGCCGCCAGCAGGGCCACCACAGACGCGCCGTAGCGTTTTATTATGGGCGTTATCTCCTCCAGCCGCTCCCGCTCACCGTTGATGGAGTTCACCAGCGCCCGGCCCGGATAAACCTTGAGCCCCGCCTCTATGGCCGATGCGTAAGAGCTGTCTATCACCAGAGGCAGGGGCGTTACGTTCTGCACCGCCACCACCGCTTTTTCCATCATGGCCGCCTCGTTGATGAGCGGCACCCCAACGTTCACGTCCAGCGCCATGGCGCCGTTCTCGAACTGTTTGCGCGCGTCGCCCACCACCATGTCCATACGGCCTTCCTTGATGGACTCGGCGAAGGCTTTACGGCCGGTGGGGTTTATCTTCTCGCCGATCTTCACGAAAGGCTGGCCCTCTCCGGCGAAAACGGTCATCATCCGGCTGGAGAACGCCATGCCCTGCCCGCCGCCGTCCCTCGACTTGGGTTTTACGCCTTTGAGCGATTGCGCTATCAGCCTGATATAGTCCGGCGTGGTGCCGCAACAACCGCCCACGATGTTGGCCCCGGCGTCCACGAACGGCTTTGCGAAAGATGCCACTTTTTCCATGGGCATTTCAAACACCGTTTTGCCGCCCCGGTTCACCGGCAGGCCCGCGTTGGGCTGGGCGGCCACGGCGCGCCCGGTGGCGGCGGCCAGAAGCTCCACCACCTCCACCATGGCCTCGGGCCCGGTGGAGCAGTTGACGGCGATTATCTCCACCCCCAGCGCGTCCAGCGTGACTGCGGCGGTGACAGGATCGGTCCCCGTATCCGTCAGCCCGTCGCCGGTAAATGTCATGGAGGCCATCAGCGGAACGCTACCCCGCACGTCGTTGGCGGCGATAACGGCGGCCTTCATCTCCATAAGGTCGAACATGGTCTCGATGACAATAAGGTCCACCCCGGCTTGCACCAGGGCGCTTATCTGCTCCCGGAATATGGCCACCCCTTCATCGAAGGTTATTTCGCCCGCCGGGGCCATGATGCCCCCCACCGGCCCCACATCGCCAGCAATAAAACAATTGGGCGCGGCCCTGCGCGCAATGCCCACCGCCGCGTGGTTTAACTCTTTCACCCGGTTCTGGGCTCCATACTCACCCAGCCTCAACCGCGACGCTCCGAAGGTGTTGGTAAGGATGATGTCCGACCCGGCGTTGGCGTATTCCCTGTGGACCTCGGCGATGGCGCCGGGATTTTCGGTGTTCCAAAGGTCCGGCGCGTATCCGGCCGGCAGGTTCCTGTTCTGGAGCAAGGCCCCCATGGAGCCGTCCAGTATCAGTATCCTCTTTTTAATTTCGTCAATCAGCGCCATGTGTCCTGTAATGGAATCGCCAGCCTTCAGGCTGGCGGGGTTGATTTTCGTGAATGGCTATTATAACCGCTGGAAAACGCCGGGTCATGCGGAATCAGCCCGGCCGACTCGGCAAAGTTTTCTTAAAGGCTCACCTTTTAATCACTACGTCCGCTCCGTCTCCAGACTGCCGCTTCAAGATTAACTGGGCTATCTCGCGGACAAAGGCGCATTCGCACATGGCGTCACAGCGCGCAAGCTGTTTTTCGTCCACGCAATACCGGGGGCAATCAGGGCCGAGGGTTTTGCGTTCGGTATATCTCACGCCTGTGTAAAGGTCGTTGAAGTCATTCACCTCAAAGGCCAAAGTTGAATGACAACCATCCGCCCCATGGGTGATAAAGAACATCCCGTATTCCAGGCGCTCAAAATCGGCCTTGTACCCATTGAGCTTAAGAGAGGTGTCGTTAAGAAAATCGTCCCTCGACTGCCAGACTTGTCCGCATGTCGAACAGACCTTGAACGCTTTTTTAGTGTCCATTACCCGGCTTCCTTATTTTCCCGTCAATGACGCTAGAATTTTTCCGTTAAAAACCCCAACTTCGCTTTCCTGCCCTTGCTTTCAGCGCTGGATAACTTCTTGCCGGATTATATCCGATGAAATGGGTAAAGTGGCAAGACAGGCATTAAGAAACGCCGGAAAAGATTTGTCCCGCCGCGTCCATCAGCCTGGCTCTGTAAATGCGCCTGAATGCCGACAGCCGCTCCACTATCTCCTCCCGCCGGGCTACTGCCCTGGCGGTCAATTCCACCACACGCCCGGCCAAATCCGGGTCTCCGGTGGACAGCGTATAATCCATGGAGTCTGTCGAAGCGGCGAAATCGAAACATTTCGCCCGGTACGCCAGACCCACAAAAGGCGCGCCCGCCGTGGCCGCCAGTACCTGGGCGTGGAGCTTGCGCCCGATAACCGCCACGCTTTTGGACATCAGCCCCGCCACCCTGGAGGCCGGGCCCACCGTTTCATCCACCTCCACCTGGGCGCCTTGCGCCGAAAGCTCTTGCGCCCAGCGTTCATGAAGCTGGTTGTCCCTGGGTATCATCGGGAACAGGAGCAAGGCATATTCTCCCGCCAACCGGCGCAGGGCTTCAAAAAACCTTTCCGCCTGTACCAGTCCATCGCCGCCGCCATACCCTGCGCCCTCGTTGTCTATAACGCCCCAGTTGACCATCAGGACGGGCCTGCCTGCATGGAATATGGGGTGGTCCGCCGAGCGCTCAGGTTCCACAAGAAAACCGGGGTCTCCCGCTATACGCGCCCGGATAAACGATGGGTGAATGAGGGTAAGGATATCTCTT
This DNA window, taken from Nitrospinota bacterium, encodes the following:
- a CDS encoding histone deacetylase, which encodes MGSTAIFYDPVFLSHDTGPGHPENPKRLEAIVNRLSNAPFHQNLTWIKPEPATPTDAELVHSVPYVRGLEESILRGVTYLDADTVVCHDSWEAALMAAGAVTGAVKDVAEGRFSNAFCAVRPPGHHAERSRAMGFCLLNNVAIGARYAIQKLGMRKAAIVDFDVHHGNGTQDIFYDDPSVLYISLHMWPHYPGTGLASDLGEGAAIGTNLNFPMNAGAGDADYLNIFDGAIIPALRAFGPEIILVSAGFDGHREDPLGGLELTEKGYAAMTSRICGLAWELGHGRVVSALEGGYNLSALARSVEAHVGELVRAARIKK
- a CDS encoding homocysteine S-methyltransferase family protein, whose product is MALIDEIKKRILILDGSMGALLQNRNLPAGYAPDLWNTENPGAIAEVHREYANAGSDIILTNTFGASRLRLGEYGAQNRVKELNHAAVGIARRAAPNCFIAGDVGPVGGIMAPAGEITFDEGVAIFREQISALVQAGVDLIVIETMFDLMEMKAAVIAANDVRGSVPLMASMTFTGDGLTDTGTDPVTAAVTLDALGVEIIAVNCSTGPEAMVEVVELLAAATGRAVAAQPNAGLPVNRGGKTVFEMPMEKVASFAKPFVDAGANIVGGCCGTTPDYIRLIAQSLKGVKPKSRDGGGQGMAFSSRMMTVFAGEGQPFVKIGEKINPTGRKAFAESIKEGRMDMVVGDARKQFENGAMALDVNVGVPLINEAAMMEKAVVAVQNVTPLPLVIDSSYASAIEAGLKVYPGRALVNSINGERERLEEITPIIKRYGASVVALLAADFIPERAVDRLKIAEKILRHLEDHGIPKDRVIFDCLALVVSAMQEGARQTLTTISEIHRVFGCPAMAGVSNVSFGLPQRKSINNAFLAMCMGAGMDAAIVNPYDEEMGKTVAAASLFSGRDPGCRVYIDMMQDKAEPDRQKAAGEPAAPKTTAQKINEAIVEGDKDSIEGLTRQALTEGVDAMDLFVDVMTPAIRHLGDLFAQRKKFIPHLVAAADTMKRGVAVLDPILKERSAGQGKGTIVFATVKGDIHDIGKNVCVIMLQNFGFNVIDLGRNVPAEDIMNAARANNADIIGLSALMTTTMMQMKVVVDEIRKSSLPYKVMVGGAVVTHTFAEEIGADAYGKDVGDVVPVTEGLMDKIRGIVR
- a CDS encoding zinc ribbon domain-containing protein; amino-acid sequence: MPMYEYVCKSCGHTFEKLTPLALAHAAQDCPKCGKPAGERVMSAPSLGHSATGSSSGHSCGSSRFG
- a CDS encoding polysaccharide pyruvyl transferase family protein; the protein is MRILYTSYLGFSNLGDDLCLEEFASIANNRGGVEVMPLVPDRAGTDQRRFIVENVAGADAVVVGGGSLLTYDFYLTVAVEAGKQGKPVYFWGSGIDGASENTAMSIANGDRLEDASIGAVNVELLKTAVDNATGIFVRGPVTRDILTLIHPSFIRARIAGDPGFLVEPERSADHPIFHAGRPVLMVNWGVIDNEGAGYGGGDGLVQAERFFEALRRLAGEYALLLFPMIPRDNQLHERWAQELSAQGAQVEVDETVGPASRVAGLMSKSVAVIGRKLHAQVLAATAGAPFVGLAYRAKCFDFAASTDSMDYTLSTGDPDLAGRVVELTARAVARREEIVERLSAFRRIYRARLMDAAGQIFSGVS